TGGGCACTCGCCGTTGAAGCACTCACGCACCCAGCACTGACGCACTACCGCACTTCTGTTCGTTCGACTTCCAGAGTGCCGGCGGGCCCGGGGGCCTTCCGGCGTGAACTCACAATCCAACCCCGGTCCGGAGAACACGAATGAAGTTGTCCCGCTGGGCGTTCATGGCCGCCCCGTTCGCCGTCGCGGCGTGCGGCATGGGTGGCGCCATGACGTCCCACACCGACGTGGTGGCCAAGGCCGCCGGCACGGAACTGCGCGTGGAAGACGCGGCGCAGATCCTGGCCGCCAATCCGCAGATTCCCGCCGACCCGCAGGTGGTTCGCGCGCTGGCCGACCTGTGGGTCGATTATTCGCTGCTGGCCACCGCGGCCGCCGAGGACACCAGCCTCAAGGTGCTGGACCTGGACGAGTTCGTTCAGGACGAGACGCGCGAGCAGACGGTGTTCCGCTACCTGGAAACCCAGGTGCGCCCCGACACCGTGATCGACGACGCGCGTCTGGAGCAGATGTGGAACACCGAAGGGCCCGGCGTAGAGATCCGCGCCCGCCACGTGCTGTTCCGCCCGGCGCCGGAAGCGACCCCGCAGCAGCGGCAGGCGCTGAAGGCCAAGGCCGAGCAGGTGCGCGCCCGCGCGGCCGCCGGTGAGGACTTCGCCACGCTGGCCAAGGAGTTCACCGAAGAGCCCGGCGGCAAGGAGCGCGGCGGCGACCTGGACTGGTTCGGCCGCGGCCGCATGGTGCCCCAGTTCGAGGAAGCGGCCTTCAAGCTGCAGCCCGGACAGGTGAGCCCGGTGGTGGAAACCCCGTTCGGCTACCACGTCATCAAGGTGGAAGACCGCCGCCAGCAGGCGCTGGGCGAGAACCGCGAGGCGTACCGCCAGCAGCTTCTGGGCAGCGCCCGGCAGCGCGCCGTGGGCACCTACGTGGATTCCATGAAGAAGGTGGCCAAGGTCACCATGGAGCCCACCGCGCTGGAAGCCCTGCGCGAACTGGGCGGCCAGGACAACCTGGAGCTGCGCGGCCGCGCGGCCAGCCGTTCGCTGGCCAGCTACCAGGGCGGCGAAATCACGGCCGGTGAACTGGCCACCCTGCTGCAGGGCGTGCCCGCCGGACAGCGCGAGCAGATCAAGACCGCCCCCGAGGCGGACCTGCGCGGCTTCGTGGAGAACGAGGCGCTCAAGGAGTATCTGTACGCCGACGCGCAGAAGAAGAACTTCAAGCTTTCCGCCGCCGCGGTGGACAGCATCCGCACCGGCACGCGCATGGGGATTCACCAGATCCTCGAGGCGTCCGGCCTGGCCAACCGCCGCTTTCCCAAGGGCAAGGCCGGCACCGGCGCCATTCAGGAAGCCGTGCGCCAGTTGATGGAGCAGGCCGTGGGCGGCCAGCGCCAGCTTCCGCCGCTGGGCAAGCTGGGCTTTGCGCTGCGCAACTCGTACGGCGCCGACGTGAACGCCGAGTCGTTCCAGCGCGTGGTGGACCGCATGAAGGTGATCCGCGCGTCGCAGCCGCAGCAGGGCCCGGGCGGAATGCCGGGCGGACCGCAGGGCATGCCGCCGGGCGCCATGCCTCCGGGTGCCATGCCCCAGGGCGCCCCGCCGCAGGGCCAGCAGGACCCCCGCGCGCAGCCGCAGGCCGCGCCGGGCGCCGCCCCCCAGGGCGCGGCTCCGCAGGGCCAGCGCTGACCGGGCCCCCGCGCCGCATGCCGGCGCGGGGAACCCCGGGCGGGTGAACAGGATATAAGCACGCGGCCGGTGCACCCCACGGGGTTCCCGGCCGCGTTTTCCGCCGGCTCCGGCCGGCCTTTTCTCGTTACCGTCCCCGATGGAACCGATGCGCACTCGCATTGCCCTGTTTGCCGCCGTGCTGGCCGCCGCTCCCGCGGCGGCCCAGACCACGCCCGCTCCCCAGCCCGGCGAAGAGGTCTGGGACGGCGTGCTGGCCGTGGTCGGCGACACCATCCTCCTTCGCTCCGACGTGCAGCTGGCGCTGGAGCAGCTTCGCGCCTCCGGCACTCCGGTTCCGGAAGACGCGGCGGGGCTGCAGCGCACCGTTCAGCAGATTCTGGATGAGCGCATCAACGACCTGCTGCTGCTGGAAGCCGCGCGCGCCGCCGGCACCGCGGTGAGCGACGCCGAGGTGCAGGCCGCCGTGGCCGACCAGGAGCGCCAGGTTCGCCAGCGCTTTCCCACCGAGGTGGCCTTCGCGGAGGCGCTCGCGGGTTCGGGGCGCACGGTGGAGGCGTACCGCACCGAGCTGGCCGCGCAGTTCCGCGACCAGACGGTGGTGCAGCGCTACGTGCGCAGGCGCATGGGCGAAATGGCGCCCGTGGCCATCACCGAAGCGGAGATTTCGGAGTTCTTTACGGCCAACCGCGAGCGCTTCGGCGTGCGGCCGGCCACCGTCACCTTTCAGCAGGTGATCGTGCGGCCGGTGGCGTCGGACTCGGCGCGGCAGGCGGCGCTCACCACCATTCAGCGCGTGCAGCGCGAACTGGCCGAGGGCGGCGACTTCGAGGTGCTGGCCCGCCGCTACTCGATGGACGGCAGCAAGGACCGCGGCGGCGACCTGGGCTGGTTCCGCCAGGGGCAGATGGTGCGCAACTTCGACCTGGCGGTGTTCAACATGCGCCCGGGGCAGACCAGCGGCATCATCGAGACGGAGTTCGGGTTTCACATCATCAAGCTGGAAAAGGTGCGCAGCGGCGAGCGGCAGGCGCGCCACATCCTCATCCAGCCGACCATCACCCCGGCGGACGTGGAGCGGGCCCGCGGGCGCGCGGACTCGGTGGCGACAGCGCTGCGCGGCGGGGCCAACCCGGCGGAGCTGGCGGCGCGCTACAACACGCCCGACGAGGCGCGCTTTCAGCGCGACATTCCGCTGGAGCGGCTGCCGGCGCCCATGTCGCTGGCGCTGACCGGGGTGGAGACGGGCGGCGTGGCCGGGCCGGTGCAGGTGGACGGCGGACCCAACCCCTCCTTCTCGGTGCTGCGTGTCTCCGAGCGCACCACGCAGGGCGAGTACACGCTGGACGAGCAGCGCGAGCGGGTGCGCGGCATCATCCAGGAGCAGAAGCAGATGCAGCGCCTGCTGGCCGACCTGCGGCGCGACACCTACGTGTCCATTCAGCTGTGAGCGAAGAGGGGCCGCTGCGGGTGGACGTGCTCCTTCACCGCCTCTGCCTGACCAAGAGCCGCAGCGAAGCCAAGGCGGCGTGCGAGGCGGGGGCGGTGACGATCGACAGCCGTCCCGCCCGCCCCGCCGACATGGTGACCGCCGGACGCCGGATTCACATCCGGTATCCGGCGCGGATCCTGGAAGTGGAACTGCTGGAACTGCCGGGCAAGGGTGTATCGAAGAAGAACGCCCGCGATCTGTACCGGGTGATTACCGACGAGCGGGTGCGCGAAGATCGTTTCTGAGCGCACCCGCTCTCTTTTCATCCCCTCCATCCGGCGCGGCTGTGTGTCTGGTCGATGGACGGAGGAGATGCCCTTCATCCGCCTCTTTCCGCCCCGCCCTCCGTTCGTTCTCTTGTTGCGCTCCGGCGGTTTGCCATCCACGGCCCCCGCCGCCCATCCGGCGCGACCTGATCTCCATCCACTGATGAGCGAAATGACCGCGGAACCCGTGATCCGCATTCTGGCCGTGTCCGGCAGCCTGCGCGCGGTTTCGTCCAACGGCGCCGTGGTGGAGGCGCTACGGATGCTGGCGCCGGACGGGGTGCGGGTGCAGGTGTTCCGCGGGCTGGATTCCCTGCCCCACTTCAACCCGGACCTGGAGCGCGGGACGGCGACCATCGGCTCGGTGGAGCGGTGGCGCGAGGCGCTGCGGACGAGTGACGCGGTGGTGATCTGCAGCCCGGAATACGCCCACGGTGTGCCCGGCGCGATGAAGAACGCGCTCGACTGGGTCGTGGGCAGCAACGAGTTCTTCTGCAAGCCGGTCGCGCTGGTCAACGCGGCGCCGCACGCACATTTTGCGCAGGACGCGCTGGCGGAAACGCTGCGCACCATGGGCGCCGCGCTGAAAGCGGAGGCTTCCGTGGCCGTGCGCGCATCGGGCGCGGGGCTGGACGCCGCCGGGATCGCGGCCGACCCGGCGCTGTCCACCGCCCTGCTTGGCGCGCTGGCTATTCTCGCGGATCGCGCACGGTCCGCCGCGGCGGAACTGGCGCGCCAGTGGCCGGACGGCGTTCCGCCATCCTGAATCAACCGATCCTCTTCCGCCACCGGTGTGATCGCGTGGCTTCGTTCCCCTCAACATTCTCTGGAAATGAGCGATCAGCAGACGCCCGCGCCGGGCACCGTGTCGTGGTTCGACCTTACCGTGGATGACGCCTCGGCGGTGCGCGACTTCTACGCGAACGTGGCGGGCTGGACGCCGTCGCCCCTGACGATGAAGGAAGGGTACGACGACTACGTGATGATGACGCCGGGCGGTGCGGCCGTCGCCGGCGTGTGCCACGCGCGCGGGGCCAACGCGGAGCTTCCGCCGCAGTGGCTGATGTACATCAACGTGGTGGATCTGGATGCCAGCCTGGAAGCGTGCGCGGCGCAGGGCGGCAGCGTCATTTCCGGGCCCCGCAGCGGCGGCGGAACGGTGCGTTACGCCGTGATCCGCGATCCGGCCGGCGCGGCGGTGGCGCTGTTTCAGCCGTGACCTGAGCGGCCGAGGCCAATCGCGGGACGCGGGATCGGTGGTCGCCTGAACGGCATCATCGCGGATCGTGATCATCAGCAGAACCGCCCTTCGACATCATAGGTCGAGGGGCGGTTTTCGTTGTTGTTATCTACCGAGATGAGATACGGACGTACCGATTCGGCTGATCGGGTTTGCTTCGGAGAGGCTCGCTTGTCGCTGGACTGTGAGGCCCCTCCCCGTGCAAACAGCCGCACGGAGAGGGGAGAACTACAACTCAGCGTGGGTCAGCCGTTTGAGGCGCGTTCGGAAAGGCCCCCTCTCCCCGGCCCTCTCCCCCGCTCCGCGGGAGAAAGGGAGACCTCAGCGCGAGCGCCGGACGACGGGACGGATCGCGACCTGTAACGTGGTTGAAGCCCCGAACGGCGCCTGTGGGCGTCGTGTCGGGGGTTCCCGCTGTTTGAGCGGCGGATTCATTCGCTCAACGCAGTTCGTGCGGCGCGCCATGCCCGCCAGCCAGACCGATACCGCTGTTGCTGTCGCAGGTACTGCTTCCGGCCGATCCGCTCCTGCGATTGATGACCATGGAGCGATCCGCGTCCGATCATCCACATTGCACGGCTCCGGCTCTGGCGCGGAACGCCGGATGGCCCGAAAATCAGCAGTCCGCCCATTCGCTCCTCCGCACACGCGCCCATGACCGACGAAACGCTGCATCCGCCCGACCTGGACGCCCTGCTCGCCACGCGCGGGCTGCAGGTGGAAGGCGAAGGAACCGGCATCTCCGGCCCGCTTTCGCGAAACGTGAACCTGGTCGGCGGGCTGCTGGGCGAGGCGGTGGCCGAGCGCCACGGGCCCGCCATGCTGGAACTGGTGGAGCGCCTGCGCCTGCTGTGCCGCGACGCCGCGCAGGAGGAAAACGACGCTCGCCGTGACGAGGCCGCACGGCTGATCGCCGAGCAGGACGTGGATACGCTGCGCGCCGTGCTGCGCGCGTTCACCACCTTCTTTCACTTGGTGAACAAGGCCGAGCAGATCGAGGTGGCCCGCATCAACCGTGTCCGCGAGCAGCGGGCGACGGCGGACGCGCCCCGCCCCGAATCCATCGCCGAAGCCATCCACCTGCTGGCGCGCGACGGCCACGACGCGGCGGAAGTGCACGCGCTGCTCGCCCGGCTGGACATTCAGCCCACGCTGACCGCGCATCCCACGGAGGCGCGCCGCCGCTCCATTCTGCTGCGGCAGGGCGAGGTGGCCGCCGCGCTGGACCGGCTGACCGATCCGCGGCTGACGCCCTCCGAGGCGGACGGGCTGGTGGCGGAGGTGCGCAACGCCATCTCCCTCCTGCTGGCGACGGACGAGGTGCGCACCCGCGCCGTGACGGTGCAGGACGAGGTGCGCCACGGCCTGTACTTTCTGGCCACGAGCATCTGGCGCACGGTGCCGCGCATTCACCAGGACGTGCGCGAGGCGCTGCGAGCCCGGTTTGGCGCCGACGCCGTCCCCGCGGAGCTGCCGCTGTTCCTGCGCTATCGGTCGTGGATTGGCGGCGACCGCGACGGCAACCCCGGCGTGACCGCCGAGCTGACGCAGTGGACACTCGCAGAGCACCGCCGCGACGCGCTCAAGCTGCACCGCCGCACGCTGAACGAACTGCGGCTGCTGCTTTCCGTCTCCTCCGCGCAGGTGCCCGTCCCCGCCGCGCTGGGCGAGCGCGCGGAGGCGCTGGCGGAAGCCGTCGCGCTTCCGGCCGCTACGCGCGCGAGCCTGACCGGCGAGCCGTACCGCCTTCTGTTGATGGCGATGATGGCCGCGGTGGACCGGCTGATCGCCGAGGAGCCGATGGAGTACCGCGCCGCCGACTTCGCGGACGACCTGCGGCTGATTCGCGACGGGCTGGAGGCGGGCGGACTGGGCGGCGTGGCTCGCGACGGGCTGCTGCCGGATGCGCTGGTGCAGGCCCGCACCTTCGGCTTTCACATGGCCGCGCTGGACGTGCGCCAGCACAGCCGCGTGCACGAATCCGCCGTGGGCGGCCTGCTGCGCGCGGCGGGAGTGGAGGACGATTACGCCAAGCTGGACGAGGCCGCGCGCGTGGAGCTTCTCGTCCGCGAGCTGGGCGTCCCCCGTCCGCTGCGCCCCATCGGCGCGGAGCTGCCGGAAGACGCGGCCGAACTGCTGGACACCATGGCCGTCATCCGCGAGGCGGTGGCGCGCGAGCCGGACAGCATCGGCTGCTATATCATCAGCATGACCAGCACGGTGAGCGACGTGCTCGAGGTGCTGCTGCTGATGAAGGAAGCCGGGCTGTGGCGGCAGGTGGATGGCCGGATCGAGTGCCCGCTGGACGTCGTTCCGCTCTTTGAAACCATCGCGGACCTCGATGCCGCGGAAGAGCGGCTGGACGCGATGTTCGGTGATCCGCTGTACAGCCGGCACCTGGCCGCCCGGGCCAGGGGCGGCAAGCCGTTCCAGGAAGTGATGCTGGGCTACTCCGACAGCAACAAGGACGGCGGCTACCTGATGGCCAACTGGGCGCTGCACAAGGCCCAGGGCGCCATCGCCCGCGTCGCGACACGGCACGGGGTGGAGGTGCGCCTGTTCCACGGCCGCGGCGGTACGGTAGGCCGCGGCGGCGGGCGCGCCAACCAGGCGATCCTGGCCATGCCGCCGGAGTCGCACAACGGCGGCATCCGCTTCACGGAACAGGGCGAGGTCATCTCCTTCCGCTACGCGCTTCCCGCCATCGCGCGGCGGCACCTGGAGCAGATCGTCCACGCGCAGCTGGTCGCGCTCGCCCGCCCCGTGCCCGAGGCCGCGTTCATGGCCCCGACGCGGGACGGTTCGCGCGACCTGATGCAGCGCATCGCCGACGCGGCCATGAGCGCGTACCGCGGGCTGATCGACGACCCGGAAACGTGGCCGTTCTATCTCTCCGCCACGCCCATCGCGCACATCGCCGGGCTCCCGCTCGCCAGCCGGCCCGTGTCGCGAAAAGGGCCGGGGGAGCTGGATTTCGAGGGGCTGCGCGCCATCCCCTGGGTGTTCAGCTGGACGCAGACGCGCTACACCATTCCGGGATGGTACGGCCTGGGCTCCGGCCTGCGCGCCGCGCTGGACGCGGGCGAGGGCGATGAACTGCGGCGGATGGCGGAGGGATGGCCCTTCTTTCAGGCGCTGGTGGCGGACGGGCGGCGCGAGATGGCCCGCGCGCGGCTTCCCCTGGCGCGCCGCTACGCGGATCTGGCGGTGGAGGCCGGCGCCTCCCACGCGCCGCACGACCGCATCACGGCCGAGTTCGCGGAGGCCCGCGCCGCGCTGCGCGAGGTGAGCGGCGAGGGCGCGGAGCAGGCGGACACGCCCGTCATCGCCCGGAGCATCGCGCTGCGCAACCCGTACACGGACGTGCTGAACCTGGCGCAGATCGACCTGATGCGCCGCTGGCGCGCGCTGGACGAGGATGCGCGCGCCACGCCGGACGGCGAGGCGCTCAAGCAGGCGCTGTTCATCTCGCTGAACGGCATCGCCGGCGCCATGCAGAGCACCGGCTGACGCACGCGCGCTGGCGGCGCTGGTGCGGCCGTTGCGTTCAGCCTCTCCGGACCGGCAACTCACGATCGGCACGGAGGAGGGATGGGGGTAGAGCGACGGGTGCTGTACGTGGCGCGCCACGGGGTTACGCAGGCCAACCTGGACGGGATCAACGAAGGGCTGGAGGACGAGCCGCTGATTGAGGCCGGGCGCGAGCAGGCGCGCGCGCTGGCGGAGCGGGTGGCCGGGCTGGGGCTGCGGGAGGTGTGGACCAGCCCGCTGGCCCGCGCGCGGCAGACGGCGGAGATCGTGGCGGAGATCCACGGCCTGCCGCTGCACGTGGAGCCGGACCTGCGCGAGCTGGATCCCGGCCCGTGGCAGGGGCTTACGCAGCAGCAGATGGCCGAGCGCGACCCGGAAGAGTTCGCCCGGTGGCAGGCGGACCCCGCCGCGTTCCGCCTCGCCGGGCGCGAGACGCTGGAGGAGGTGCGCGCCCGTGCGGTGGCGGCGCTGGAGCGCATCCGCGCGCGGGACGCGCAGGCGCTGGTAGTCACGCACACGGTGCCCATCCGCGTGGCGCGCGTGCACTACGCGGGGGAGGAACTGAACTGGTTCGCCACCTTTCTTCCCGATCACTGCGTGCTGATGGAACTGGCGCCGGACGGCGACGGTTCCATCCTCCGCAACGTGGACACGGAGTGACGGCATCCGGGATTCCGCTCCGCGCACGATGACGCGGAGTGGACGGGGATGAAGCAGAACGGGGGTCAGGTGCCCGCGGCCGGTTGCGCGGCGCGCGCCTGACCCTCAGCTTTTGCGCGGCGCCACCGTCCGGCGCCTCTCCACGACAGGGCCGCTCCCGCCGGAGCTTACTTCAGGAGTGCACCATGAGCAGCATGAGCAGCACCGCCGACACCCTCGACTCCACCGCCGCCGGGCCCACTCCGCCGGCGCCGGCCTACGACGTCGCCACCATCATGGGCGCGCTGTACGGCGACGGCATTCTGGGCCACAAGGGCGCGTTCCCGCGCGAGTGGGTGCAGCGCATGGGCGAGGACATCGAGGCGCTGTTCCAGGACGCGCTCAAGCGGCCCGGCGGCGCGGTGGGACGCGGGCCCAAGCGGTACTACGTGGAGATCCACCCCGAGCACCTGCGCGGCTTCGTGGACCTGGTGACGCACCCGTGGGTGGTGGCGGTGTGCGAGGCGGTGCTTGGGCCGGACTACAAGATCGTGGAGATCGGCTTTGACGTGCCCGGCCCGGGCGCGCAGGACCAGCCGTGGCACCGCGACTTTCCCGCCCCGGAGGAGACGACGGTGGGCCGCCGGCTCAACTCGCTGGCCTTCAACGTGACCGCGGTGGACACCACGGAGGACATGGGGCCGTTCGAGGTGGCGCCGGGGACGCAGTGGGACGGCTCGGAGCACCTGGAGCACGAGATGTTTCCGCCCAAGTCGTTCTACCCGCGCTACCAGGAGCGGGCGCAGCGCAAGATGCCGCAGATGGGCGACATCAGCGCGCGGTCGGCGCTCACCATCCACCGGGGGACGGCCAACCACTCGCAGAAGGCGCGGCCCGTGCTGGTGCTGGGCGTGGACGCGCCCGACGCGCGCAACGCCGAGCGCCACGACCTGCAGTTCAGCCGCGCGTACTACGACGCGCTTCCGGAAACGCTGAAGCCGCACCTTGCCTGCCGCGTGGTGGACGAACTGGAGCCCATCGTACAGGGGCACACCATCGAGGGGCTGATGATGGGCGAGGCCTGAGAAGCACCCGGCCGGCGGCGGAGCCATCCCCGCCGGCATTCGTTTTCGCGGTTGCCGGAAGTGCCTGCGGGATGGGGAGTTGCAGGAACGGGGCAACACCGCGATCTTGTACCTGCCGCAGATCCTACTACGCTTTCCCCTCCTTCTCTGCCATGCCGCTGAACGAAGACTTCGTCCGCCAGGGAACCTGGTTGTTCCGCTGGCGGAGCTACCTTCCCATCGCGTTTCTGCTCCTGCTGTTCACGCAGGTTCCGTCGTACCGATATCTTGGCGGCTCGCGGCTGATGGAGATGCAGTGGGAGGCGCTCTGCCTGCTGGTTTCCTTGGCCGGGCTGGCGGTGCGCATCCACACGGTGGGGCACGCGCCGCGGCGCACCAGCGGCCGCAACACGCGGTGCCAGGTGGCGGACGTACTCAATACGTCGGGAATGTATTCCGTGGTGCGGCACCCGCTGTACCTGGGCAACTTCCTGATGTGGCTGGGCGTGGTGATGTTTCTGCACACGTGGTGGATGGTGCTGCTGGTGAGCGCGGGCTATGCGCTGTACTACGAGCGGATCATGTGCGCGGAAGAGAACTTTCTGCGGGGCAAGTTCGACGCGGGATACGTGGAATGGGCCAGCCGCACGCCGGCCATCATCCCCAACCCGCGGCTGTGGCGGCGGGCGGAGCTTCCGTTCTGCCTGCGCACGGTGCTGCGGCGCGAGTATTCCGGCTTCTTCGGGCTGATTCTGACCTTTGCCATTCTGCAGGTGGCCAGCGACTCGGCCATGCAGCGGCGCCTGGTGCTGGATCCCGTGTGGATGACGCTGCTGGGCGCCTCGCTGTGCCTGTTTCTAGTGCTGCGCTTTCTGAAGCGCCACACCGGCGTGCTCAAGGTAAGCGGCCGCGCCTGATCCCTTCCCCGCCGGCCCTCCCCGGGCCGGCGGCGCTCGTCTCTCCCCATCGGCGCCGCGCGATGCAAAACGCGCCGCGACGGCTCTCGTCGTCATCACTTCCGGCCTGGACCGACGGATCATCATCTCCACGGGATGACGGTGATGATTTCCATCGTCCCCGCCGCCGGATCGTCATCGCCCGCGCCATCGCGGGGGGGCCGGGCCGGGTGCAAAGGAAGCCGCGTCATTGCGCCTGGACGGGCCGCGCGGCGGTGGATGACGTGAATCCAGAGATGCTCAATCCCGCTGCCGCAAAACTGGTGCGCCGCCGCCGTTGTTGACACGGTTGCAACCCGTTATGATTGTATTCCGTGAGTGTGGCTCATGGACTCATTCCCCTCCTCCGCAGTTCAAAACCGTGCGCAAATCCGTCGCGATCGGCTTCGGCGGCACCCTGGTTCTGCTCATCGCGACGGCGGCCATCGCCTCGCGCCGCGCGGACAGTGGTGCCAAGCTGGCTTCATCGCTGGCCGACCCGTCCTCCGCGCCCCCAACGGCGACCCCGGCGCGGCGCGATTCCGTCGCGCGCAAGCCGCCGCGGCCCGCCACGCCCGGCGTGGAAGTGGTCATCAACATTCCCAGCGGGCGGCTGGAGCTTTTTGACGGCGGCTCGCTGGTCAAGAGCTATCCGGTGTCCGTGGGATCGGCGCGCTATCCCACGCCGCGGGGGGAGTTCAAGCTGTCGCGCGTGGTGTGGAATCCGTGGTGGCATCCGCCGGAGAGCGAGTGGGCGCGCAACCGCAAGCCGACGCCGCCGGGCAACAGCAACCCCATGGGCCGCGCCAAGCTGCACCTGGACGACCTGATCTACATCCACGGAACCACCGCCGAGGGACGGCTGGGGGCGCCCGCGTCGCACGGCTGCATCCGCATGTCCAACGCGGATGTGATCGACCTTGCGCAGCGCGTGCACCGCTACTCCAAGCCGGACATTACGGACGCGCGCATCGAGGAGCTTTCCACGTTCAGCCGCGAGGAGCGCGAGACCACGCTGCCGCGGTACATTTCCGTCCGCGTCACGTACCAGGTGGCCAGCATTCGCGGGGACAGCCTGCGGGTGTTTCCGGACGTGTACAGCCGTCACAGCGGACAGTTTTCCGCCATGGTGCGCCAGGAACTGACGCGCGCCGGGTACGACACCACACAGCTGACGACGGCCGCCATGACGCGGCTGCGCAGCAGCGCGGCGCGGGGCGGAGGCCGCTTTGCGCTGGCGGATCTGGCGACACTGCAGCCGCTTCCGCCGGTGGTGGCCGCGCCCGCGGTGCTGGGTGCGGAAACGGTGCGCGAGGTGCCGCCCACGCCCTCCGCCGCGCCGCGGGACACCATCGTAATCGGCGAGCCCGCCGCGAGCGAGCCGGCGAGAGATCCCGAGCCCGACCCCGCGCCTCCAGCCGCGCCGCCGTCGCGACGCTGATCGCGGAGTCCTCGCTCAACTGCCAGAAAGTCCTCCGCCGCGCGGAGGACTTTCTGCGTTTCAGGCCCCCGCGTTCGGGGGCCCGCTGGATGCATCCGCTCAGGCCCGATCACCATCAGCCCGCCACGCCAATCAACCCGGATGTCGATTTACGTCTGGAAAGGACTTGCGCAACGGAGCGGGATTGGAGATCCTTGAAACCACAAGGATGTTCATCCTCCCGCCCCACCCCGAGGAAATCCCCATGCGCAAACGCACTCTCGTCCTCGCACTCGCCCTCCTTTCCGCCTGCGACGGCGCTCCGGAGCACCTGACCAGCGCCGAACCCGGCGCGCGTCCCCTGCTCACCACCTGCGCCACCCCGTCCATCGTCTCGCCCACCAGCAACCAGGTGATCTACACCTCGACCGTGCAGCTCAAGTGGACGGTGGGGGACTGCGCCAATCCCAAGGACGTGGAAGTGTACGACAACGCGACGAGCACGCTCGTCTTTTCCGACGCCACGGCCGAATTCGAGACGTTCTCCACCAGCGGTGTCTTTACCTACAGCTCCGTCAACCTGAGCGGCTATACGGCGGGCCAGTACTACAAGTGGCGCACTCGTTCGCGGGACTTTCCGGACACCACGAACGTGGGCCCGTGGAGCGGCTATGGCGTCTTCGGGCTGCCCATGCCGGCGCCTGCGACCACGGCTTCGGTCGTCAGCGGAAACCCGACGCTCAGCTGGCCCGCCGTGACCGGCGCGACGTACAGGATCCACCGGATGGCGGATTACGTCGGCACGTGGGATACGGGATGGGACACCGCGAGCGGCACCGGCTACAGCGACCCCGGCACCACGGTGACGGGATATGTGGGCACGACGCAGCCGTCGTCCGGCAAGTGGGTGGCGTATCGCGTGGTTGCGGTGAGCTCCGCGGGGATCGCGAGCCTGCCGGGCACGATCCACTACTTCTCGTACACGGGCTTCATCATCGTCTGAGGACAAGGCTCCGCTTCCCGCGTGTGGACGTGCGTCCGTCACGCGGGGGTGGCCTGGCGGATGGCAGATCCTTCGTCGGCGCCAAGCCGCGGTGCGGCTGAGAGTCAGGCCGGCGCCTCCTCAGGATGCGCCAACGGCGTCGCTGCGGGAGTGGGGCGGATCGGACCCGCCGTGTTCGCCGCAGCCGGCGCACAGGAAGAAGCCCCCTTCTCCGCGGTGGAGAAGGGGGGCTTCCGGCCATCCATCAAACCGCCGTGACTACTGGCGGCAGGGGGCGTCCGGGCCGGGGCCCGGCTTGTCGACCGTCAGGCGGGCGTCGCGGTTGGCCACCTGCAGCGCTGCGGCGCCGATGAACCTGGCCACGCGCGCCATCTTGTCGTAGTCGATGTACTGCGGCTCATCCGAGAG
This Longimicrobium terrae DNA region includes the following protein-coding sequences:
- a CDS encoding peptidylprolyl isomerase produces the protein MRTRIALFAAVLAAAPAAAQTTPAPQPGEEVWDGVLAVVGDTILLRSDVQLALEQLRASGTPVPEDAAGLQRTVQQILDERINDLLLLEAARAAGTAVSDAEVQAAVADQERQVRQRFPTEVAFAEALAGSGRTVEAYRTELAAQFRDQTVVQRYVRRRMGEMAPVAITEAEISEFFTANRERFGVRPATVTFQQVIVRPVASDSARQAALTTIQRVQRELAEGGDFEVLARRYSMDGSKDRGGDLGWFRQGQMVRNFDLAVFNMRPGQTSGIIETEFGFHIIKLEKVRSGERQARHILIQPTITPADVERARGRADSVATALRGGANPAELAARYNTPDEARFQRDIPLERLPAPMSLALTGVETGGVAGPVQVDGGPNPSFSVLRVSERTTQGEYTLDEQRERVRGIIQEQKQMQRLLADLRRDTYVSIQL
- a CDS encoding peptidylprolyl isomerase, translating into MKLSRWAFMAAPFAVAACGMGGAMTSHTDVVAKAAGTELRVEDAAQILAANPQIPADPQVVRALADLWVDYSLLATAAAEDTSLKVLDLDEFVQDETREQTVFRYLETQVRPDTVIDDARLEQMWNTEGPGVEIRARHVLFRPAPEATPQQRQALKAKAEQVRARAAAGEDFATLAKEFTEEPGGKERGGDLDWFGRGRMVPQFEEAAFKLQPGQVSPVVETPFGYHVIKVEDRRQQALGENREAYRQQLLGSARQRAVGTYVDSMKKVAKVTMEPTALEALRELGGQDNLELRGRAASRSLASYQGGEITAGELATLLQGVPAGQREQIKTAPEADLRGFVENEALKEYLYADAQKKNFKLSAAAVDSIRTGTRMGIHQILEASGLANRRFPKGKAGTGAIQEAVRQLMEQAVGGQRQLPPLGKLGFALRNSYGADVNAESFQRVVDRMKVIRASQPQQGPGGMPGGPQGMPPGAMPPGAMPQGAPPQGQQDPRAQPQAAPGAAPQGAAPQGQR
- a CDS encoding VOC family protein, which produces MSDQQTPAPGTVSWFDLTVDDASAVRDFYANVAGWTPSPLTMKEGYDDYVMMTPGGAAVAGVCHARGANAELPPQWLMYINVVDLDASLEACAAQGGSVISGPRSGGGTVRYAVIRDPAGAAVALFQP
- a CDS encoding NADPH-dependent FMN reductase → MSEMTAEPVIRILAVSGSLRAVSSNGAVVEALRMLAPDGVRVQVFRGLDSLPHFNPDLERGTATIGSVERWREALRTSDAVVICSPEYAHGVPGAMKNALDWVVGSNEFFCKPVALVNAAPHAHFAQDALAETLRTMGAALKAEASVAVRASGAGLDAAGIAADPALSTALLGALAILADRARSAAAELARQWPDGVPPS
- a CDS encoding S4 domain-containing protein, whose protein sequence is MSEEGPLRVDVLLHRLCLTKSRSEAKAACEAGAVTIDSRPARPADMVTAGRRIHIRYPARILEVELLELPGKGVSKKNARDLYRVITDERVREDRF